A single region of the Mechercharimyces sp. CAU 1602 genome encodes:
- the hutU gene encoding urocanate hydratase: MSRSSMVRARRGTEKECKGWVQEAALRMLMNNLDPEVAERPEELVVYGGIGKAARNWESFDAIVDTLKNLENNETLLVQSGKPVAVFRSHEDAPRVLLANSLLVPAWANWETFRELEEKGLMMYGQMTAGSWIYIGTQGILQGTYETFAEAARQHFSGSLRGTITVTAGLGGMGGAQPLAVTMNDGVVIAIECDQTRIQRRLDTRYVDVKADTLEEALQLAKKAKEEGRGLSIALLGNAAEILPQMVRSGEIPDLVTDQTSAHDPLHGYLPVGLSLEEGKELRESKPEEYMRRAKESMAQHVQAMLAMQKQGAIAFDYGNNIRQVALDEGIEDAFNFPGFVPAFIRPQFCEGKGPFRWVALSGDPEDIYKTDEVILREFADNKHLVRWIKLAQERVQFQGLPSRICWLGYGERAKFGRIINEMVKNGELSAPIVIGRDHLDCGSVASPNRETEGMKDGSDAVADWPILNAMINAVNGASWVSVHHGGGVGMGYSIHAGMVVVADGTEAAGKRLERVLTSDPGMGVVRHVDAGYDLAEKVAEEKGIHIPLAGQKKN, encoded by the coding sequence ATGAGTAGGTCGTCAATGGTACGTGCAAGAAGAGGAACGGAAAAGGAGTGTAAAGGGTGGGTGCAAGAGGCTGCACTGCGCATGTTGATGAATAATTTAGATCCAGAAGTAGCAGAACGCCCAGAAGAGCTTGTGGTTTATGGAGGTATTGGAAAAGCGGCTCGGAACTGGGAGAGCTTTGATGCCATCGTGGATACATTGAAAAATCTAGAAAATAATGAAACCCTGCTGGTACAATCGGGGAAGCCTGTAGCGGTATTTCGTTCACATGAAGACGCACCACGAGTTTTATTGGCTAATTCGCTCTTGGTTCCCGCATGGGCTAATTGGGAGACGTTCCGTGAACTTGAGGAAAAAGGACTGATGATGTACGGGCAGATGACAGCGGGAAGCTGGATATACATTGGTACACAGGGGATACTGCAAGGCACATATGAAACTTTCGCCGAAGCGGCGCGCCAGCACTTTTCAGGGTCCTTGCGGGGAACGATTACCGTAACAGCAGGATTGGGTGGCATGGGTGGTGCGCAACCGCTAGCAGTGACGATGAATGATGGTGTGGTGATCGCGATTGAATGCGACCAGACTCGTATTCAGCGCCGCTTAGATACGCGCTATGTTGACGTAAAAGCGGATACCTTGGAAGAAGCGTTACAGTTGGCAAAGAAAGCGAAGGAAGAGGGAAGAGGCTTGTCCATCGCTCTGTTGGGAAATGCAGCTGAGATTTTACCTCAGATGGTACGAAGCGGTGAAATCCCTGACCTAGTAACGGATCAAACATCCGCACATGATCCGCTTCATGGTTATTTACCTGTAGGTCTTTCGCTTGAAGAAGGGAAAGAGCTGCGAGAGAGTAAACCTGAGGAGTATATGAGGCGGGCAAAGGAGAGCATGGCACAACATGTGCAGGCGATGCTAGCGATGCAGAAACAAGGGGCAATCGCTTTTGACTACGGGAACAACATTCGTCAAGTTGCTTTAGATGAAGGGATAGAAGATGCTTTTAACTTCCCGGGGTTCGTACCTGCTTTTATTCGTCCACAGTTTTGTGAAGGGAAGGGGCCATTCCGCTGGGTGGCGCTATCTGGTGATCCGGAGGATATTTATAAGACGGATGAAGTGATTTTACGTGAGTTTGCTGATAATAAGCATTTGGTGCGTTGGATTAAGTTGGCACAGGAGCGAGTACAATTTCAAGGATTGCCGTCACGCATTTGTTGGCTTGGTTATGGTGAACGGGCGAAGTTTGGACGAATTATTAATGAAATGGTAAAAAACGGAGAATTATCTGCCCCGATTGTGATAGGACGCGATCATTTGGACTGTGGTTCAGTTGCTTCTCCTAATCGCGAAACAGAAGGAATGAAAGATGGGAGTGATGCGGTTGCGGATTGGCCTATTCTCAACGCGATGATCAATGCTGTCAATGGTGCAAGCTGGGTGTCTGTTCATCATGGTGGCGGTGTAGGTATGGGATACTCTATACATGCAGGTATGGTAGTCGTAGCTGATGGAACTGAGGCAGCAGGTAAACGTTTAGAGCGTGTTCTTACTTCTGATCCAGGCATGGGTGTCGTTCGTCATGTGGACGCAGGTTACGATCTAGCGGAAAAAGTAGCGGAAGAAAAAGGGATTCATATTCCTCTGGCAGGCCAGAAGAAAAACTGA
- a CDS encoding Crp/Fnr family transcriptional regulator yields the protein MASILPILRSLPFFATLTERELQSLSGLALMKEYHKREVIFNEGGERAFIYFLYEGFVKAFKTDANGHEQVMSFIKAGEMFPHIGFFDSAPYPGTAIALEKSRLFVIPMHDFEALLTQSPTIAIKVMRVMGKKLQDLQRALRDQSHHSSSYRVARALLQLVEGMEMEEGGSVNIHFPITHQDLADVAGVSREGVTRLIKQYKKRGIIITGRGWICIANVEGLAHEVQKEKGD from the coding sequence TTGGCCTCAATTCTTCCCATTTTACGCTCACTTCCCTTTTTTGCAACACTGACAGAACGGGAGCTTCAATCTTTATCTGGATTAGCATTAATGAAAGAATATCATAAACGAGAAGTTATTTTTAATGAGGGCGGGGAACGCGCCTTCATCTATTTTTTATATGAGGGGTTTGTTAAAGCGTTTAAGACGGATGCAAATGGACACGAGCAAGTGATGTCATTTATTAAGGCGGGGGAAATGTTCCCCCATATCGGCTTTTTTGATTCCGCTCCTTATCCGGGAACGGCAATCGCCTTAGAGAAAAGCCGACTATTTGTGATTCCTATGCACGATTTTGAAGCTCTTCTCACACAATCTCCTACCATTGCGATTAAGGTGATGCGAGTGATGGGAAAAAAATTGCAAGATCTTCAGCGTGCGTTGCGCGATCAATCTCATCATAGCAGCTCCTACCGTGTAGCTCGCGCGTTATTACAATTGGTAGAGGGAATGGAAATGGAGGAAGGTGGAAGTGTAAATATCCATTTCCCCATCACCCACCAAGATTTGGCCGATGTAGCGGGGGTATCCCGTGAAGGAGTGACTCGGTTAATAAAGCAGTATAAAAAGCGGGGAATTATCATTACAGGACGGGGGTGGATTTGTATTGCTAATGTAGAAGGATTAGCTCATGAAGTACAGAAAGAAAAGGGGGATTAG
- a CDS encoding IclR family transcriptional regulator has translation MEDNKLTVRAAERALDILCCFIDESELSLTAIARKTGLNKSTVYRLLTTLEKKGFLIRNQENERYRLGFRLWELSSNLTQAHDPAVLFLPEMERLRDTLDETVSLYVRDGIERIRVQAVESKQTIRRVAPVGERMPLSVGASSKVLLTYADKPTQDMILQRIEWANEGEKELFLLQLKDIRKTGYATSVAEREAGASAIAVPICNRSGHIIAALAVSGPVSRLTVDRMKEISTEVTEAAKRMEKMAVR, from the coding sequence TTGGAAGATAACAAATTGACGGTTCGAGCGGCTGAGCGGGCCTTGGACATATTATGTTGCTTTATTGATGAGTCCGAATTAAGTTTGACAGCGATTGCGAGAAAAACAGGGCTAAACAAGAGTACCGTGTACCGCTTACTGACAACGTTGGAGAAAAAGGGCTTTCTTATTCGGAATCAAGAGAATGAACGGTATCGACTCGGTTTCCGACTATGGGAGCTTTCCTCCAATTTGACACAAGCTCATGACCCGGCTGTTTTATTCTTACCCGAAATGGAGCGTTTAAGAGATACTTTGGACGAAACGGTCAGTTTATATGTACGGGATGGAATTGAACGTATTCGAGTACAAGCGGTGGAAAGCAAGCAGACGATTCGTCGTGTTGCACCAGTAGGTGAACGAATGCCACTATCGGTTGGTGCATCCAGTAAAGTGTTGCTCACCTATGCAGATAAACCGACACAAGATATGATTTTACAGCGGATTGAGTGGGCAAATGAGGGTGAGAAGGAATTGTTTTTGCTTCAGTTAAAGGATATCCGAAAAACGGGATATGCAACCAGTGTAGCTGAACGGGAGGCAGGAGCATCAGCGATCGCGGTACCCATCTGCAACCGTTCAGGGCATATTATTGCGGCTTTAGCCGTATCAGGTCCGGTTAGCCGTTTAACAGTGGATAGAATGAAGGAAATCTCGACTGAGGTGACCGAAGCCGCTAAGCGTATGGAGAAGATGGCGGTCAGGTAA
- the hutI gene encoding imidazolonepropionase, which produces MAQKRVVIKRAGQLLTLAGASKAPKRKEEMNELGLIENGAVAIEGGRILAVGTQADVEGVLDQQWGSQWHTDEEIEQIDADGRLVMPGLVDPHTHLVFGGTREYELEMRLNGAKYLDILAAGGGILASTRMTRAASEEDLIEQSTKRLDQFLKHGVTTVEAKSGYGLTLEDELKQLRVAKRLGEQHPVDVISTFMGAHAIPPEYKGRSNDYVDLVIEEMLPIVAGENLASFCDVFCEEGVFTIEQSERILEAGKKVGLTPKVHADEIVALGGAELAARVGAISADHLLRSSDEGIVAMAEAGVIAVLLPGTAFFLMAEYARARDMIEAGVPVALSTDRNPGSSPTESLWTIMNLACLNMRMTPAEVITAATINAAHAIGKAEEVGSLEVGKKADLLMMDAPNYPYLQYNFGVNLVDTVVKNGQVFIRGGQRV; this is translated from the coding sequence ATGGCACAAAAGCGAGTTGTGATTAAACGAGCAGGTCAATTACTTACGTTGGCAGGAGCAAGTAAGGCGCCTAAGAGAAAAGAAGAGATGAATGAATTAGGATTGATCGAAAATGGGGCTGTTGCGATTGAAGGTGGACGTATCCTAGCTGTAGGAACACAAGCAGATGTCGAGGGGGTGCTGGATCAACAGTGGGGAAGCCAGTGGCACACAGATGAGGAGATTGAACAGATCGATGCGGATGGTCGCTTAGTAATGCCAGGATTGGTCGACCCACATACGCACTTAGTTTTTGGTGGAACGCGTGAATATGAACTAGAGATGCGATTAAACGGTGCTAAGTACTTAGACATTTTGGCAGCAGGAGGAGGGATTCTAGCAAGTACCCGTATGACACGCGCGGCGAGCGAAGAAGATCTAATAGAACAATCGACGAAGCGATTAGATCAATTTCTTAAGCACGGAGTAACTACCGTGGAAGCGAAAAGTGGATATGGGTTAACTCTTGAAGATGAGCTGAAGCAGTTACGAGTAGCAAAAAGATTGGGTGAACAACATCCAGTCGATGTTATATCCACTTTTATGGGTGCTCACGCTATTCCTCCAGAGTATAAAGGAAGGTCTAATGATTATGTGGACCTGGTGATAGAGGAGATGCTACCTATTGTAGCAGGAGAAAATTTAGCTTCATTTTGTGATGTGTTCTGTGAAGAAGGAGTGTTTACGATTGAGCAGAGTGAGCGCATCTTGGAAGCAGGAAAGAAGGTAGGGCTTACTCCTAAGGTTCATGCTGATGAAATAGTAGCACTTGGGGGTGCGGAGTTGGCGGCACGTGTGGGTGCCATTTCGGCCGATCATCTTTTGCGCAGCTCAGATGAAGGAATTGTAGCGATGGCTGAAGCGGGTGTCATCGCTGTGTTGCTTCCAGGTACCGCCTTTTTCCTTATGGCGGAGTATGCACGTGCACGCGATATGATCGAAGCCGGAGTTCCGGTAGCGTTGTCGACGGATCGTAATCCGGGTTCGTCCCCAACAGAATCACTGTGGACGATTATGAATTTAGCTTGTCTCAATATGAGGATGACCCCTGCTGAGGTTATTACAGCAGCGACCATTAATGCGGCTCATGCAATTGGGAAAGCAGAGGAAGTGGGTAGTCTCGAAGTAGGCAAGAAAGCAGATTTGTTGATGATGGATGCCCCCAACTATCCATACCTTCAGTACAATTTTGGAGTAAATCTTGTTGATACAGTTGTGAAAAATGGACAGGTGTTCATTCGTGGTGGACAACGTGTATAA
- a CDS encoding BrxA/BrxB family bacilliredoxin gives MAQNFYIQQMQMMVQPMRDELTRIGFTELTTAEEVTTALEGEGAKGTALIVVNSVCGCAAGLARPAIAHSLQHEKTPDHLFTVFAGQDKEATAKAREYFVDMPPSSPSFVLMKDGKLVHMIHRLEIENRDLEAIASDLTAAYDKYCG, from the coding sequence ATGGCGCAAAACTTTTATATTCAACAAATGCAAATGATGGTTCAGCCGATGCGGGATGAATTAACACGTATAGGCTTTACAGAATTAACGACCGCAGAAGAGGTAACGACAGCACTGGAAGGAGAAGGTGCAAAAGGTACCGCCCTGATCGTGGTTAACTCAGTATGTGGTTGTGCGGCAGGCTTAGCCCGTCCAGCGATTGCCCATTCACTTCAACATGAAAAAACACCGGACCATTTGTTCACGGTGTTTGCTGGTCAAGATAAAGAGGCGACAGCAAAGGCGCGTGAATACTTTGTTGATATGCCCCCATCATCACCTTCATTTGTGTTGATGAAAGATGGGAAATTGGTTCATATGATTCATCGTCTTGAGATCGAAAATCGTGACTTAGAGGCGATAGCTAGTGACTTGACAGCTGCGTATGACAAGTACTGCGGTTAA
- a CDS encoding agmatinase family protein: MKSPFVNIVPPALVNRASGDRLDHKVSEWIQPWDYQESLHAGFIGLPLSRSSISASAASETPNALRASWKSFATYDADHDVDLSSLCVRDIGDIRMHTTDIKQCHRNIAEGLYELYQQTKHFPHFMPLIIGGDHSITRPSFNAFVRANNDKKVGLIQFDTHFDVRVLDQGASNGTPIRGLIEEDGVIEGKHIYQLGIHSFANSAAYKEYVVEKGITFYTMNQVRRRGLQNILSSCIEELKQEVDLIYVTVDIDVLDLSFMPGSPGPSPGGMVSWDLFEAVYTLGLEEKVGAFDLVCLDPFRDVGQLSVKTGTHTMLSFLAGYTERLQGVER, encoded by the coding sequence ATGAAGTCTCCATTTGTAAATATTGTTCCACCTGCTCTTGTCAATCGAGCAAGTGGAGATCGACTCGATCATAAAGTGAGTGAGTGGATACAACCATGGGATTATCAAGAGAGTTTACATGCCGGTTTTATAGGGTTACCTTTGTCACGATCGTCGATTAGCGCTTCAGCTGCAAGTGAAACTCCTAATGCTCTTCGTGCTAGTTGGAAGTCTTTTGCTACTTATGATGCTGATCACGATGTGGATCTATCTTCTCTGTGTGTGCGGGATATCGGTGATATACGTATGCATACCACGGATATTAAACAGTGTCATCGTAACATTGCAGAGGGATTGTATGAGTTGTATCAGCAGACCAAGCATTTTCCTCACTTTATGCCTTTGATCATAGGGGGCGACCATTCGATTACGCGCCCATCCTTTAATGCTTTTGTGCGTGCCAACAATGACAAAAAGGTAGGACTTATCCAGTTTGATACTCATTTTGATGTACGGGTGCTCGATCAAGGCGCCAGCAATGGTACCCCTATTCGAGGATTGATCGAGGAAGATGGTGTGATTGAAGGGAAGCATATTTATCAACTGGGTATTCATAGTTTTGCCAACTCGGCAGCTTACAAAGAGTATGTTGTAGAAAAGGGCATTACATTTTATACGATGAATCAGGTACGCAGAAGAGGTTTACAGAACATTTTGTCTAGTTGTATTGAAGAACTGAAGCAAGAAGTAGACCTTATTTATGTCACTGTTGATATTGATGTGCTTGATCTTTCTTTTATGCCAGGCTCACCAGGACCGTCACCAGGTGGGATGGTGTCTTGGGATCTGTTTGAAGCTGTTTATACGCTGGGGTTAGAAGAAAAGGTGGGGGCATTTGACTTGGTTTGTTTAGACCCTTTCCGCGACGTCGGGCAGTTGTCAGTGAAAACGGGCACCCATACGATGCTCTCGTTCCTAGCTGGCTATACGGAACGACTGCAAGGGGTAGAGAGATGA
- a CDS encoding ATP-binding cassette domain-containing protein, with amino-acid sequence MKNKNVSGGFCRRSIYVIDQIERLLACENIVGEWGTGLRIDWLHINKVYKVDEKNRRIQRPHSKRNIQAIGLLDFNSSVGQGVTVVLGPKGAGKSTLLRLTATRLAPDDGRMMIQTDRGEVCAWSRSHAINGSSNLEVLRGRVGYVTQGLRFEGGITLGEAMHYLAQRRQVPGAKAKVMELIARWGLGGKRHTLLADLNQGELARYRIAQSLLVDPLIWVLDDPTVGLDQVGREILWEELNDRPERRITLMATHDFPLAECAENLLLMESGSCRRIGKRKWLSASVSDGKVVSWYQTMQRFSPQERESK; translated from the coding sequence GTGAAAAATAAGAATGTTAGTGGAGGATTTTGTCGGAGATCAATATATGTAATAGATCAAATTGAAAGATTATTAGCATGTGAAAATATAGTGGGAGAGTGGGGGACTGGGTTGCGAATTGACTGGCTACATATTAATAAAGTGTATAAAGTAGATGAGAAGAACAGAAGAATACAGAGGCCTCATTCAAAACGCAATATCCAGGCGATCGGTCTGTTAGATTTTAATAGTTCAGTAGGTCAAGGGGTTACGGTAGTCTTAGGACCAAAAGGTGCGGGAAAGAGTACACTGCTTCGTCTTACGGCTACACGGTTAGCGCCTGATGATGGGCGAATGATGATCCAAACCGATCGGGGAGAAGTATGTGCCTGGTCGCGCTCACATGCGATAAATGGGTCTAGCAATTTAGAGGTGTTACGTGGTCGTGTGGGTTATGTGACACAAGGGCTCCGTTTTGAAGGTGGCATCACCTTAGGGGAAGCGATGCATTACTTGGCACAACGAAGACAAGTTCCCGGTGCGAAAGCAAAGGTGATGGAATTGATCGCCAGGTGGGGGTTGGGGGGAAAGCGTCACACTTTATTGGCTGATCTAAACCAAGGGGAGCTGGCAAGGTACCGAATTGCGCAAAGTTTATTAGTAGACCCATTGATCTGGGTATTAGATGATCCAACGGTAGGCTTAGATCAAGTGGGACGAGAAATTTTATGGGAAGAACTGAATGATCGACCAGAGCGGCGCATTACATTGATGGCAACGCATGACTTTCCATTGGCGGAATGTGCAGAAAATTTATTGCTGATGGAATCAGGATCGTGCCGGCGTATTGGGAAGCGCAAGTGGTTGAGCGCTAGTGTATCGGATGGAAAAGTCGTATCATGGTATCAAACGATGCAGCGATTTTCACCACAGGAACGAGAATCGAAATAA
- a CDS encoding VOC family protein translates to MNINRLHHVQITIPQGNESLGKHFYCEILGLPEVIKPASLQGRGGFWLQLGPQQIHIGTEAHVNRLATKAHIAYEVDDLKTWHTHLKQHQVEIIESVPIPGFARFEFRDPFGNRIEMIQSI, encoded by the coding sequence ATGAATATCAATCGACTACACCATGTGCAGATCACCATACCACAAGGGAATGAGTCGTTAGGAAAACATTTTTACTGTGAAATTCTTGGTTTACCAGAAGTAATAAAACCCGCGTCCCTTCAAGGACGCGGGGGATTCTGGCTCCAATTAGGCCCTCAGCAAATTCATATCGGTACTGAAGCCCATGTAAATCGTCTCGCTACCAAAGCACATATCGCCTACGAGGTAGATGATCTTAAAACTTGGCATACTCACTTAAAGCAACATCAAGTTGAAATAATAGAGAGTGTACCCATCCCCGGGTTTGCCCGTTTTGAGTTTCGTGATCCCTTTGGTAACCGTATCGAAATGATACAATCGATTTAA
- the acnA gene encoding aconitate hydratase AcnA, translating to MNKDAYGIRSSLEVGGKKYTYYSLPELEKQGLSNVTQLPYSIRVLLEAAIRQYDGTTVTKEHVARLLNWSDSKDTKEIAFKPARIVLQDFTGVPAVVDLAALRSAMERVGGDPERINPLIPVDLVIDHSVMVDRFGTDDALEYNMNIEFERNAERYRLLRWAKEAFNNFRAVPPATGIVHQVNLEYLASVAATREVDGELEVFPDSLVGTDSHTTMINGLGVVGWGVGGIEAEAGMLGQPLYFLTPEVIGFKLTGKLAEGATATDLALTVTEKLRQKGVVGKFVEFYGPGLNSLTLADRATVSNMSPEYGATIGFFPVDEESLNYLRMTGREEEQIELIKAYYEAQGMFHTPEAPEPTFTDTLELDLGDVTPSLAGPRRPQDRIELTHMKEHWNEIITKPLSEGGFELTPEDLKKSAKGINRDGEEYELNNGSVVIAAITSCTNTSNPSVMLGAGLVAKKAVELGIKRAPYVKSSLTPGSKVVTDYLEKSGCLEALEELGFNLAGYGCATCIGNSGPLPQDVSDAINEGDLTVASVLSGNRNFEGRIHPEVKANYLASPPLVVIYALAGTVDIDLEKDPIGYGHNDQPVYFKDLWPTTKEVQETMEHAVSAEQFKEKYARVFDENERWNQMETPTGTMYDWDESSTYIHEPPFFVDMAPDMENISEIKGARPLAMLADSVTTDHISPAGAIAKNSPAGRFLQERGVELKDFNSYGSRRGNDLVMTRGTFANIRIRNQMVPGTEGGVTKHIPSGETMAIFDAAQKYKEENTPLIVLAGKEYGTGSSRDWAAKGTLLLGVKAVIAESFERIHRSNLVGMGVLPLQFANGESWKSLGLNGEETFDIIGLDNNIQPQQTLKVLATRDGKSTEFEVIVRLDSQVDIEYYRNGGILQTVLRQIFNESKEA from the coding sequence ATGAACAAAGATGCTTATGGCATTCGCTCTTCATTAGAAGTTGGCGGTAAAAAGTATACCTATTACAGCCTACCTGAACTTGAAAAACAAGGTTTGTCCAATGTAACCCAACTTCCTTACTCTATCCGCGTTCTCTTGGAAGCGGCAATTCGTCAATACGACGGTACCACCGTAACCAAAGAACATGTTGCGCGCTTACTTAACTGGTCCGATTCAAAAGATACAAAAGAGATCGCTTTCAAACCAGCACGGATCGTATTACAAGACTTTACAGGTGTGCCCGCAGTAGTTGACCTTGCTGCTCTCCGTTCTGCGATGGAACGTGTAGGTGGAGATCCAGAACGAATCAATCCACTTATCCCTGTAGACTTGGTTATCGACCATTCCGTTATGGTAGATCGCTTCGGTACCGACGATGCGCTCGAATACAATATGAATATTGAATTCGAACGGAATGCAGAACGTTATCGTTTATTGCGTTGGGCAAAAGAAGCTTTTAATAACTTCCGTGCTGTTCCGCCAGCAACTGGAATTGTTCACCAAGTAAACTTGGAATACTTGGCTTCTGTAGCTGCTACCCGTGAGGTAGACGGTGAACTTGAAGTGTTCCCTGATTCTCTCGTCGGAACAGACTCCCACACCACCATGATCAATGGTTTAGGTGTTGTTGGTTGGGGCGTAGGCGGAATTGAAGCAGAAGCGGGCATGCTCGGACAGCCTCTCTACTTCCTTACCCCTGAAGTAATCGGCTTTAAATTGACCGGTAAGTTGGCAGAAGGGGCAACCGCCACTGACCTAGCGCTTACGGTTACCGAAAAGCTGCGCCAAAAAGGTGTAGTTGGGAAGTTCGTCGAGTTCTACGGTCCAGGACTAAATAGCTTAACCCTCGCCGACCGCGCCACCGTTTCCAACATGTCCCCTGAGTACGGGGCTACCATCGGCTTCTTCCCTGTAGATGAGGAATCCCTCAACTACTTACGTATGACCGGTCGCGAAGAAGAGCAAATCGAATTAATCAAAGCTTATTATGAAGCACAAGGTATGTTCCACACCCCAGAAGCTCCAGAACCTACCTTCACAGACACACTGGAACTTGACTTGGGCGATGTTACACCTAGCTTGGCAGGACCACGCCGTCCACAAGATCGCATTGAGCTCACCCATATGAAAGAGCACTGGAACGAAATCATTACCAAACCACTCAGTGAAGGTGGTTTTGAGCTCACCCCTGAAGATCTCAAGAAGAGTGCGAAAGGGATCAACCGTGATGGCGAAGAGTACGAGCTTAACAACGGCTCTGTCGTAATTGCTGCTATCACTAGCTGTACCAATACCTCCAACCCTTCGGTTATGCTAGGGGCGGGTCTGGTTGCGAAAAAAGCTGTCGAACTCGGAATTAAGCGTGCTCCTTATGTAAAATCCAGCTTAACTCCCGGTTCCAAAGTAGTTACAGACTACCTTGAGAAATCCGGTTGTTTAGAAGCCCTAGAAGAGCTTGGATTTAACCTTGCCGGTTATGGTTGTGCTACATGTATCGGTAACAGCGGTCCACTTCCACAAGATGTAAGCGATGCTATCAACGAAGGTGACCTGACTGTGGCATCCGTCTTGAGTGGTAACCGTAACTTCGAAGGACGTATTCACCCAGAAGTGAAAGCAAACTACCTAGCTTCACCACCATTGGTTGTTATCTATGCCCTAGCTGGTACAGTCGATATTGACTTGGAGAAAGATCCGATCGGATACGGTCATAATGATCAGCCCGTCTATTTCAAAGATCTGTGGCCAACCACCAAAGAAGTACAAGAAACGATGGAACATGCTGTTAGCGCAGAGCAATTTAAGGAAAAATACGCACGTGTCTTTGATGAAAACGAGCGTTGGAACCAAATGGAGACCCCTACCGGCACCATGTACGACTGGGATGAATCCTCCACCTACATTCACGAGCCACCATTCTTCGTGGATATGGCACCGGATATGGAGAATATCAGTGAAATTAAAGGCGCTCGTCCCCTCGCCATGTTGGCTGACTCGGTTACAACTGACCATATCTCACCTGCAGGTGCGATTGCCAAAAACAGCCCAGCGGGACGCTTCTTGCAAGAACGGGGTGTAGAACTAAAAGACTTTAACTCATACGGTTCTCGCCGCGGAAACGACCTAGTGATGACACGTGGAACCTTTGCCAATATCCGCATCCGTAATCAAATGGTTCCTGGCACAGAAGGTGGGGTAACCAAACACATCCCATCAGGTGAAACGATGGCCATCTTCGATGCAGCGCAAAAATACAAGGAAGAGAACACTCCATTGATCGTGCTTGCCGGTAAAGAATACGGTACCGGTAGTTCCCGTGACTGGGCGGCTAAAGGAACACTTCTTCTCGGTGTGAAAGCAGTTATTGCAGAGAGCTTTGAGCGAATTCACCGTAGCAACCTCGTAGGCATGGGAGTATTGCCGCTCCAATTTGCAAACGGAGAAAGTTGGAAATCTCTAGGTTTAAATGGTGAAGAAACATTTGACATCATCGGTCTTGATAACAACATCCAACCACAACAAACACTAAAGGTCCTTGCTACACGTGACGGCAAATCTACCGAGTTCGAAGTGATTGTACGGTTAGACAGCCAAGTGGACATCGAGTACTACCGTAATGGAGGTATTCTTCAAACCGTTCTTCGTCAAATCTTCAACGAATCAAAAGAAGCGTAA